A window of Benincasa hispida cultivar B227 chromosome 9, ASM972705v1, whole genome shotgun sequence genomic DNA:
AATGgtaaaagaaattgaattttttttttttggctttctTTTTATTGTTTGATTCCCACTCTATGCCCATAAAAACTCTTTAATGCATTTTCCAAAAATGCTCTCCTCTCTTCCATTCTCATGACCTTTTGAAGAGTGTAAGTCTACTCCAAACGCTCAAACACTAGTATCTCTCGATCTCTTCATACagaatattttttcaataactGTGAGACCGAGATATCGAATCATCAACTTGTAAAGTGATAATTGGTATCTTATCTACAAAGATATatgtttgaattaaattaagttgaattttttgttgaattaaattagattttgaaCTTAACAATTGGTTAAGAAGGATACAAACCTTTTACATGAGAAAGGCGAAAATCATACTGAACAAAgcaaaaaagggggaaaaaaacaaatattaaaaataaaatcgcTATCCGACGGAGAAATTCGTTTTAATGGTTTTGATTCGAATGGTATGCACAACATGAAAAATGCTCTCTTTTTTTGAACTCGTAAGTGGCTTTGAAGGACGTGCATTTGCTCCCACCACCACTCTCTCTTCTAGCTGTTCCGTACTGTTCAacgaagattttttttttttttttttttttcttttcaattcttGGATATGATTCTTTAGGAAGGAAGTAGATTTAATATGCCAAGTTCGATAAATGAAGCTTCATTTTAATGATATATATCAGACAAtactttcctttttatttgCACCAATCCTAATTTCAGCTGTCAtgtaaccttttttttttttttaattaaaaaaaaaaaaacacaatttaTGAGTTTTATAGTCTTTTAACATTATACTTCTACTCAAAAGATCAACTAAAAAGAAACTTAACAGGAGGGGAGTATAGAATCATTTTTCAAACCCCATAATATTTGCAGAccgatatatatataaacttgacttgattttctaaaatttagtcgaaaattagtatttatagatttaaattttgaaaaaaaaattatgataggGTGTAGATTGTTTATGAAGTTAAAAATTAATGGTCTGAGTCTTCCTTCAACGTTGTTGAATTAAGAATAGAAACATTCAACTGATAGAACTGGAGAAGTGGAATAGAATCATTTCTCAAACACAATGGAAGAGAAGTATTTTGCCTTGATAATTTGATCAACAAATGAAAGTACAGAAGATACCAAGATAGATACATAAAGTTACTGAATTGttcatataaattaaaaaaaaaattacactcATGATGGCAGCTGTTTCCACTGAATCACACCCAACATTAAATTAAGAccaccaaaaaagaaaataaaaaaacaaacagaatcTAGCTAGCTAGGCTTTAGAATTTGcaatacaatatatataatatatggtgTAAGCTTTTGTTTATAAGCTGTTTATAGACTTGTAATTACTCATAAAAGCTTCTGCCAGTTTTGGATATTAAAAAACAACATAAGAGGGAAACAAACTATACGAATCCTAATCCTCATTTATTCTCGTAATTTCCAGTTAAGtaactaataaatttatataacaGACTTcacctttattattattttttatttttgattttttattgtaaaattaaactGAAACGCAGCGTTTTAAGTGCCTGGCTTTGCCCTGTGTGCCTGACCATAATTCCTTTGTCTACATGTTGTTTCACAAATCAGCCAAATTCCAATTAGGCTTTCTTGCCAAACACATAAACAATCTCAGCTTTAAACAGAGAGAAACAAAAACACCCATTTTGAGAAAATCCCTCAAAATGgggagaataaaaataaaaaagatgaagaagaagaagaagaagcctttTGTCCTTGTAGAGctgaatttgaagaagattacATACTGTGGTGCTGTTGAGAAAAGTGCTTCTTGATGCCAACAATTATATAGTGAAATTAGTGGAAGTTGGAAAATGGGAATTTGACTGAGACCTtcattttaattggttaattcaCAGAAAAAACAACTTGGATATTTGAAGGTGATAGTTATCAAATAATGGAAAAGGGGTATATTTTggtgaagaagatgatgatgaagaaggaggaggaggagagaagaagaagaagaagaatgttgATGGGTTGATGGGTTTGGCAATACCAATATATAAAAGTGTTTGGCACTTGAGAAAATTATAGGCACTGGCGTGACACTTTAGAAAAACCAGAAATCTTTTCATATTAATTATGGGCTATCTATAATATGATGGTTTTGGGTGTCATTTTGCTATGTtgaatgtggtttttttttttttttcctccttcctTCCTTTCAAACTAGCCTAGCTCAACTTGTATacctattataaaaaatatttttttttaaaagctcAATCAATATACAAGATATATAGTGGGAGGTTCGAATCTCTAACTATTTGATTGAGAGTACAACCTGTTTATCCCTATAACGTTTAGACATGAAAGAAACTCAATATTAAATCATAGGTGGGTGGTCATCAACTATAGATTGAACTCATTCCCTCTAAGTCTTTTTATTATACCCATGACACTTATTGACTACTAAACTAACCATGATATAGTTAGAGTGGTTatataaaagtataaattttcctttaatatataaatatccattaaaactttaaattaatcATTTGTCTAAATTTATATAAAGACTCGCTAGGAATTCTGGAAGATAAATTTGACGCTTTCTTAAATTAGACATTTGTTTAAATTTCAGTCATCTTATGTAAAGGTCAAACTACCAATttagtcaaaaaaaaaaaaacaataataaataaataaattgaggTTTGTGTTTGCTAGCTACAAAATCGAAATTTTAGAGTctatcttaaaaataaaattcaaagttaTATTAATAGGTGAGttcatatttaaacattttaaaattgtaaagGACTGTAGacacataattaaaaatttggaaattcattAGACACAAAAAAGAATTTATTAAAATGCCTTTTAAAAAGTTAGAGAGATTAAACttgtaacttaaaaaaaaaaaaaaaaaaaaaaaaaaaaaaaaaaaagactaaaacgtatatatttacttttgttaAACTGAGTgtataaatatgtatatattattccGTTGTCTGGATAGTGGGTAATGAAATGTGATGCTGACCAAAAATTCAACTGGAAACTCATTGCTACATAGACTAAGTTACTGAAAGAACGAAGAGGGGTGAGGAATTTGGAGCACTTCCACTtgggttttttgttttaaaaataaaagtattttatttctgggaaaaactattttcaaaggATAGAAGTGTGTCGgtcaaaatttcattaatataTGAAGCCTAAATCGCTTTCGGCATTTCTCTGCGTTTGCTTCGGATATTAGGTTACACTTTGTTGGACTGTAATCAAACTCAAGTTTTCCAACAAATCATCATTGCCCCACTACTCtttattatcatttttcttttgttcttttgcaataaaatattttgattatttgaaATGGTTGGAATCTGTTTGCTAAAAGAGTTAAATATTACTCTTATCTTGGTGAAAAAGATCCAAGGTATTTCTTGGAATATCGAATTCAAGACATACAGATTACAGATAGTTTTTAAATTCTCGAACTTcgtttgcttttgttttttgcaaaacaaataaataaacgtTTCTAGAATATAAATGTCTCTGGTGGGAATTCAAAACCTTCATATTATCTTAATAAGTTTGATTTGAATGAAATGAATAAATgtttttgtaaaagaaaaaatttattcaaaatagcctttaatttttttaatgaattaataaaTGGCTACTTAAAGCCTTTTCCATAATAACGTTGAGGAAACCCAATTAGTCGGACcattaaagaaggaaaaaggaaattGGTAACAGGttgttaattattataaaatttagtcACGAGGCTCAATTCTAATTGGCAACTAAACTTGGTCTACAACCCACTCAAAGCTGTCAAAATTAACTCATCAAATTACCCCATATGGAATCTatgttcaaaataatttaaattcgTCACACCAAATTGGATAATAAAATCTCTAAATTTCCCTGTGAATTAGCTTATAAGAATTCAAAAGTAAATGACCACAAAAACAGATATTTGAAGCAAGTTGCCATGTGCCCCCAATGCTGTTCAATCATATTCAAGGACGATAGACAGATATACATCTTTGAAAATATACTATGCATATACTTGATTCAAAGAAATATACAACAAATTCAATACATTTTCAGGCATCAAATTTTTTGGGATTGTTTCAAGCTGCAagaatgaaaacaaaaacagaaacGAAAAAACTTGCAGacagagaaaaagagagaggtTGGAATCTGTACTAACACAAATAGTTGTCTGTATTAACACAAATAGTTGGTAAATTACAATCAATGGTTGAGGAACACCAAGCCAAGTAGTAGTTTGTTCGTAAATCTAAGAACTTAATCCCATTTCAATCCCAATATTTCttaaagagataaaaaaaatataaaaaaaataaaggcaGAAATACAAAACACTTCCCCTTCCCTCCTCGCAACAATTAACAAAAGGGTTGATGAATATATTACAGACGACTATGGAGGTggggatgatgatgaagatgatgggGTAGCACCCAACTCAGCAGCCAAAGCAGTGCATATTAGAGAGAATCCCAACAAGCCAAGGGAGCCTTTGAGGCTCACAAAGCTCTTGAAGAACGGTTTTTTTTGTTGAAGTCATTATAAGTGCAAGCAAGTATCATCAGTACACAAAGAACTTTTTACTTTGTGCATAATAAATTTTCTGATGGTGCATTTGTAGGTATAAAGAATGTGGGCacttaaacaaaaagaaaaaagaatgacaCGCCAAGGCCAGCAATTCAAATAACACTTACCCCGAATGGACAGGCTTCCTTTCTttatttctatttcttctttggCCAATACGGATTGTATTCATGACTGTATAGATCATCATATTATAATGCTCTTACTTTGCTTTCTCTCACGCGGTTGAGGCCATACTCAACCTggtaaaaatatgaaaaaccaCACAAAAAACCAGGAAGAGCAGTATAaagacaaaacaaaatataagcAGAGCTCAGAAGTAGCATTgaatctttctttaaaaggaAACATGCCTTATCACTGGGTTCTGGATAGTTGTAGACTTAACCCCACCTCCAGGATTTAATGCCATCCCAAGCACAGCATTTGGCTTCACATGTCAAAccagaataaaatgaaaacatgtAAGGTAATAGAGAGAAGGACCATAAATCAAAACCAAATATAACCAACAAAAGGAATGAAAGCCCACACCTCTGTCTCCATATGCATGCTATCTCCATTTACACAGCTATCATCCAACTGAAGTACAGAATCTGCCTCACATGAATCAACAACAGATGTTCCCGGATTGTTGCTTTCATCAGCACTTTCTTCTATACTCCCAGCATTGCCTTCACTAATACCTGCTGCTAATGCAAACCCAACATTCTCGCAGGAACTGCTTTCACTTGTTAAGGTAGTGATCACACTGGAATTAGACGCACATCTATGAGATTCAATTTCGGTAAGAGGAACTTTGTCTGGTTCAAATATCTCTGCAGTAGACCCCTTTTCACTCTCTACACTGCTAGATTCTTTCCTTGAAAAACCACTACCAATACTAGAGCCACCAAAAGTCAACTCTTCGTTGTCGCGAGTGATAGTCTGACACAGACTATTCTTCTCAATGATAGTTTTAGCTTCAATGTCAGCTTCCGGACGCTCAGAAGAAGCAGTATTTGAAAAAATGCTGATATTGGATGAAACTGAATCCTGCCTTTTAGGACTAATAGATTGCCGTTTTTGGGGAGAATCATCCTCCCCTTCAATTCGAGCAAGATCATTTTTTCTCTTAAGGTATCTTTCACTATTGCAACTCCTACCATTTTGTACATCTTGATTTGGTCCATCAGAGCATTGCAAAGCTGACAACCTTAAAGCACGAGATCGTCTATGACCTTCTGGGAAGACAAAAGGAGGGATCTGCCTTCTACGGACATGAGAAACAAAGATTTCCATTCCTGGTTTCCAGAACATGTAGGAACTCGTATAATGCTTGAATTCATCAACTGATGAACGTATATCAAACTGCTGGCCTTCTTGAACTATCTCTCCCTGCTTTCTCTGCAGACCCATGAAAAATGCACAATGGGCACATGGCTTGGATGTGTCAACATATTCATGTGGATAAGGATGGCACTGTAACTTCCCTTCAGTCTTCCTCTCAATCTGCAGATGATTACAAAAACCATGGACAAAGGAAAGATATCTCTATAACCagaacttttaatttaatttcaagttGAGAAACAGTATATTATCATCACCATGATTCATTCAAATGTAAGAAAATTTACCAACAATGTCAAATGCCTAAGCCGAGATTCTACCCATCCTTTCCAAGAGCGTAGGTCATCCGCGTCAGCTGCTACTATATCAACTTGCAAATAATTCTTGTAGCTTTCAAAAAACAAATATGGCTCAAAAAGAGAACTCCACTGCGCTTTATTCAGCTCAATTTCCTAATTAAATTTCCACAAATAATTAAGTAATGAAATACTGTCATAAGGATAGAATAACAGAAGATGCCTCCTGTACTCTTAATCTCCtctattaaatattaatcatgTAAAAATGTTCGTTGCATGCATAGGTAATACCTCACAAACTTTGTTACCAAACTGGAACTGTTCCATCATAACTCGGAGCGTACTTGTAGAAACATTGTAGCTAGAGTTCATGCATGGATATGCAGGTGTTATTATGGGCATATGATGAGTTCTATCACGAGGATTTTTACGAGGATCCCATATAGAACACCCAAGATCATCCTCCTCAATTGCACACAACATAACAGGGTTTGGCCAACGCCAAAGGGTATAAACTCTAAAAAATCGAGACAACAGCATACTGGGTACTGCATTTGGATAAAGCTGACAAACTCGTGCTACAAGAAGTGCCCAGTTTACGCCACCAAGAAACCCAGTCACCTGTTCATGCATGTGAGTAGAGGATTACAAGAGGAAACAAATGTATCATATCAACTAATCAGCCATATACGCATGGTATTAAAAGGCAAACTCACATTTGAATAAACACCACGCCTTTTAGCCCAAAACTTCAAGCATCTAAGTGCTGTTCGAAAATTCTACAAACAAATGACAAAACAAAAGGAGATTACAGTTTCTTGACAGGAATGTTTGGGTGCAAGAATTTCACAAAAAGAAATCTGTGAAATAGAAAGTCGCCCACCTCAATATTTGgaacaagttttaaaatttgatcagCAACCCGACAACCATTAAGACTCCGAACAGtaggctcatcaacattataTAGCACAGACACGTCAGAGATATCCAAATCCTGAAAGCAAACATTAAtgacaaaaaccaaaaaaaaaacacaatctTTACAGCCATACCATGAGGAAGTTCAAATGAACATGATGCTAAAACAAAGAATCCATTATGTTCAAGCAATGCAATTAGGCAATGTTAAGCCACATGATAATGAACAAGAATCAACTGTCACTTACTTCAGGCACAACCAAGCAAGATATACTAGCATAAAGTAGGTCAATGGATATTCCATCGAACTTGAATTTCATCACTGGGACATGAGCATCTGGAACTGGCTGCAACTCAGACACTTCCTCcatttcttccaaaatattatgcaatatataaaagaaatcttcctggaaaaaaaaaaaggattaggtccaaaataataaaacatctCGAAGCATGAGAACAAAAGCTCACCTCCCTGTTCACATAAGATGGCCCAACACATAGCGTGTCTATGTCAGCTCCAGGTCCATGCACCTACAACATTACAAACTCATGCAACAGCTGATTGACAAGTACGAAACAAATCcaagaataaataaatacataaataaagcCACATAAGGCATGTAAgacattgaaaacaaaaaaggaaaggaaaggaaaggaaaggaaaacatttcatattttcaatattAAGGCGGAGTTATTGAAGCTTTGGGCTGAGGACAATTGACAAAGTTCACAAAAACCTTCACAGCTGCTATTCAATAATAGCAATACTTGGGTGCATCCCActcacacacacacataaaaaaatgaaataaaatatttttttaaaaaataagatgaatttatcaagtGGCAAATTATGATTGGAAGATTTGGTAGAATGCACAAAGATAGGTGTTGTCCAGGATGCACCTAAGTATTTTTCATTCAGTAATTGCTTAGAAGATGTGATTCCTATGACCATATAGCTTAACTTAACTACTGAACGCATAAATCACATAACATCCACAAGTGTAATGAAAGAAGCACGGACTATTCCTTAGAACAATAGTCCTCAATGACACAGTTGTACTacctataaatcataaaacATCTACGAGCGTACGGAgggaggaaaagaagaagaagaagaagaagaagaagaagaagaatcaccAGACCATTTCATAGAACTCAAGGACACAATCGTACGACCTATAGAACACATCTAGTTCAAGTAAGGTCATCAAAAAGTACCAGACTGTTTGTATACATCATGGGGAAGAAATACCATAGCATTAACCATGCTTACCCCTAGACGATAGGAACCAAAGGTGAAAAGCACAGCATTTGCATCCTCCACCATTTGATCTGTATAACCTTTAATGCGGGTAAGTTGTTTCACCCAGTCTTTCACAATCTAAAGAAGGGAAATAGAAAAACCCACGAGTTAGGAAGATAGAATACAAAGTTAAAGAAgcaaagtaataaaatatcgACCACTCAGCAATTTGCAACTCACAAATTGAAAACTTTACAACCGTAGGAATTCTAATTTTCAGAATCATCACATGAGCACCATATTCTTAGGAAAATAATCATCTGATAAGCTAATATATTATCCATCATACATCATCATCTGTATGTAACATGGCGCCAAACATATCCAACATTATAGACATAAGCATCGAACTTCTGTACCTAATAGTGGTTGTGCAATACCTTTTCTTCCTCTTACTAAGTTCCATCCCTAATTGCCACTCTAGTAACTCGCCAttgataaaaaggaaaagaaactaaAGATTGTGTTCGACAGAACATAGTTCATCACCTGTCCTATACGGGAAAGAACCTCTTCTCTCTTGGCAGATTCCTCTTTGCTTTCGTACAAGCCAGCATCAACCAGAAACTATTACACaacaaaccaaaaaaataaaaacaaaaacaaaaacaacatcaaCCAACCTAATTCGAATCATGCACTAAAAGAGAACCacaatttatcaattaaaaccTTTTCTAGCTCCTTGTTTCTTTGCACATCAGTGTCACAAGGCCCCGCCATCGATATCGGCTTCGTCACACCATAGCACTTCGGCACCGCTTGATTAGCAGGTAACGGTGAATTACCCAGCCCCTCTGCGCTCCCCATCACGTTTCGCAAAGAGAAAAGAAGTTTCCTCCCAAAAGcctaaaatttgagaataaGAATCTAGAATTCTCGATGCCCTAAACCGAAAATTGACGAGGAAAACATCCCTCAACCAGAACGAAACCGAATCGAAATCCCAACCCACGAAATATCAGACCCAGATGAAATAACAGCGACGGAAATCAAACGAGAAGAAATCGACACAGAGACCTAATAGATTCAAGCCCTAAACGGGTTTTTTCGAAGTTGAAAATCTCCCAAAAAGTGCAGATCGCGAATGGAAACTCAGAAGAAAGTACCCGAATATGAAATTTTGGTCAaacgaaaatttaaaaaaaaaaaaaacaaaaacccaaTTGGATTTAGGAATACGAAAGGAGATTGCAGATGGAGGGACGGAGAGAGAAAGCCGAGGGAAAATCGTCGGTTAGGAATTCAAGATCGGTGCTGCCGTGTGGGTAAGAGCAGCGGCGGAAACTTGATAAATTCTATTttcgttttcttctttttatttatctttttctcccttttccccccttttttttctccttattattcttttaatcaATATCggaagaaataaataattaaaagaaaaaaaatcttatcttATCCGTTGTTATCGAAATATGGCGCGTTAGATATTTATATTTAGGGTAAAGTGtggttttaatttctttagtaatgttatttccaaaaaaacaaaaagaaattctATGAGAAATTGAATGAAAGTACATGTTAATTATTTTGATTACATAAGCTTAGCTTTAGTATCttcaagaaaaaatattaaaaaaaaaagagagagagataatGATAGCTTTAgcaaatataatttttgttcaatacattagatttactttatttcaatcaattaacttttttaaaaatgtaaaacttGTATCtgaaattcaatttggaaaatgTTTTCATATTATGTCttattttaaattctaaaatagaataaaattttcaatataaggGTCATagttttttccctctttttttttttttttttttttttttaaaaacaagaaacaaaatttagtTGATGGATGAAAACAAGTTTAAcctttaaatcaaattttaaagtacaacAATAACATAATTGCATGTTAGGTTAATGAAATAtcgttccttttttttttttttattgattgttgatttatttaattaagaatttaaaATATTGGTTTTCAATTAACATGAGCGGTTTAAATATCTCTAGTAAAAATTCACgattgtaaaataaataaataattggaCAGATGAAATATTTCTTAGGATGGAAGATTTATCTCCACTCCCAaattttttaacctaaaaaatgaaaagaacaaCTTAGTAAAATACATGTGATTAGATTTTGGTTAAATAATGCGTGAAAACCTAAAATCAGAATAGGATTTCAACTCGTTTAAATGTGAAATTAAGattgaaatattatttaaacttatttcaaattaactctgtgattcaaaaattttattttcattatctaACTatgcataaaaaatatatttattaatttataacatatcaatttgatgtgatattagaaaaacttttatttcaaGATTGatactaaaataataaaaaagtgaCACTATAAAGTTTTGGGTAAACATCAATGTGTACTCCTAAATTGTGGAGGCTGTATTGATTAGAACCTGATAactagaaatacaagttattttatctCTCTCCTCTAaaagaattagaaaaaaaaaactctgaaAGTGCGACGTTTTTGTTAAAGAATTTATAAAGTAATCACAATATGTGATCTTACATCTTCAACGCctgatttatttgaattttgagctAATGTCGCTATTTTAATGCAGACAAGAACTATCAGAAACAAgcgcatgatcgcataactagTTAAGTCGATAACTTTAGGCGATGAAGCATGATATGACATGGGCGCTGGAAGTCAAATCTCAGATTGAGTTGGTGACTGAGAAAAAAACCCTGTCAAGAATCCTTCTCGTTCAACCATAAACACACCTTAATGAGAGCTTGGGTCTCTTGTAGAAGAAGAGAAGCTTCATTGTTCGATATTTGAGTGAAGCAGTCAGCATTAGAGtcagaggaagcaagacattgcacATCACGACTTGATTCTCTATCCATTTCTTTATCTTACAGTGTATATGTGTTGTATCGTTAACATCGAAAAGTTCAAAGCAtgcaatataaatacatatttattCCATCCTTTGTTAATTTATCCATCATTATCATCAGTAGCTAAATTATTTTATGGGTTTATAAGCATATAACCAGCATGAACTAAGCAACAAAACGATTGTGCGATCActtgttttatgcatgcatatttGCGTCACTTGAATGAATCAAAAGATTATTCTAAGTAAATTGAATTTTGGTTTGAAAAAACTCAGATTTAGAACTCATAAAACAAGAGGAGATGCTTCTTAAAAATAAGTACACCTTTTACATATTGCACtaatcgcatgcatcctagagataaggTGGTGTGGCTAGATACACTGAAAAGTGTTGGTCGTAATATCAAGTGCATTACTTGAATGCATGACTCTATAGTTGCTTAGGAAGTATTAGTgaaaattcttctcaaccctatCATCGCATACCAATATCCAACAATCACTACTCACATTGTTTCACTTAAAGCACAACCCACATCGCATATAGTTTAGAGTTAGAATAATACCAAAAATCAACTAGTTGTGTGAATATTTCATTTGCATTCATTTGCATTAGGATCAGAGTATtagttcatcgcatacttgtaaacaatccctgagttcgaccctagacttaccagaacCCTGGTTGGACTTACACTTGGGTTCtaccaggaaaaaaaaaacgttaTAACCTCATAATCATTATTCTTCTCATCGCATGGTACGAACGCATCAAAACCCTGAATAATGatcttatcaatttaaatcttctTGGTAGAAAATCTGAAAAACATGAATTTTAATACGAGAGATTCAATTAAAACATAGTTATATTTTATGTGCTTCAGATATGTGtttgatatcaaattaaaaaaaattaaataattgtttaaaatatgattggtattatatttataaatcataaaatttgttGTGGTTACCTGctaaatattagttgacaacaaaatgttattaatttatttatgaacatgttttagcttcattttttatataattattattttgtaatattctgaatggtaatcttgagaaaaccatctacatggctctactagaggggttcattgttccagatcaaaagagtttgcaagcttaataggtctatttataggctgaaacaaACGTCTaaatcgtggaacattagatttgacagtgcgatCAAACCGTTTGGCTTTGATGAGCCTTGTggttataagaaaatcatcaacagcttgtagctttcctggtattgtatatggatgatatcctacccattgagaatgatgtaggctttctgattgacattaaaaaaaaaggctagccgcccaattccaaatgaaagatttaggaaagaTACAGTATGTTATAGGGATCCACATCATTCAAAATCGTAAGAGTAAGAGGTTGgccttatctcaggcatcgtacattaatCAAATATTGATAAGGTACAGGATGCataattccaagaggggtttattacccttcaggcatggaattattttgtctaaggatcagtgtcctaagacgtcttaagaggttgaggagatgagacagattccttaTGCTTcggctgttggaagcttaatgtatgcaatgttatgtactaaacctcACATTTGCTATGTTGTAAGGATTGTTaatcgttatcagtccaatctaggattagatcattgaaCAACGATCAAAATGATTCTCAAGTATTTTTCGGAGAACGaaagactatatgctcgtggaTGGAGaaaaggatttgatccttacaggatacacaaactctgactttcagactgatgaagattctcgaaaattgacatcaggatcagtgttcactcttaatggaggggttgtagtttggcgaagcaaagtcgaatacgtagccacttgtgaatttgctaaagaggttgtttggcttagaaagttccttacagatgtaaaagttgttccaaatatgtctttgtcgatcacactttattgtgataacagcggggctatgaaaaattctaaggaacctcggagtcattgtagaggcaagcatataaaACAGAAATATCATTTAATCGGGGAGATTGTGTATCGTGATGATGTGATAGTTACGAAGATCGCAT
This region includes:
- the LOC120085532 gene encoding nuclear poly(A) polymerase 4-like isoform X2 yields the protein MEEVSELQPVPDAHVPVMKFKFDGISIDLLYASISCLVVPEDLDISDVSVLYNVDEPTVRSLNGCRVADQILKLVPNIENFRTALRCLKFWAKRRGVYSNVTGFLGGVNWALLVARVCQLYPNAVPSMLLSRFFRVYTLWRWPNPVMLCAIEEDDLGCSIWDPRKNPRDRTHHMPIITPAYPCMNSSYNVSTSTLRVMMEQFQFGNKVCEEIELNKAQWSSLFEPYLFFESYKNYLQVDIVAADADDLRSWKGWVESRLRHLTLLIERKTEGKLQCHPYPHEYVDTSKPCAHCAFFMGLQRKQGEIVQEGQQFDIRSSVDEFKHYTSSYMFWKPGMEIFVSHVRRRQIPPFVFPEGHRRSRALRLSALQCSDGPNQDVQNGRSCNSERYLKRKNDLARIEGEDDSPQKRQSISPKRQDSVSSNISIFSNTASSERPEADIEAKTIIEKNSLCQTITRDNEELTFGGSSIGSGFSRKESSSVESEKGSTAEIFEPDKVPLTEIESHRCASNSSVITTLTSESSSCENVGFALAAGISEGNAGSIEESADESNNPGTSVVDSCEADSVLQLDDSCVNGDSMHMETEPNAVLGMALNPGGGVKSTTIQNPVIRLSMASTA
- the LOC120085532 gene encoding nuclear poly(A) polymerase 4-like isoform X1, which encodes MGSAEGLGNSPLPANQAVPKCYGVTKPISMAGPCDTDVQRNKELEKFLVDAGLYESKEESAKREEVLSRIGQIVKDWVKQLTRIKGYTDQMVEDANAVLFTFGSYRLGVHGPGADIDTLCVGPSYVNREEDFFYILHNILEEMEEVSELQPVPDAHVPVMKFKFDGISIDLLYASISCLVVPEDLDISDVSVLYNVDEPTVRSLNGCRVADQILKLVPNIENFRTALRCLKFWAKRRGVYSNVTGFLGGVNWALLVARVCQLYPNAVPSMLLSRFFRVYTLWRWPNPVMLCAIEEDDLGCSIWDPRKNPRDRTHHMPIITPAYPCMNSSYNVSTSTLRVMMEQFQFGNKVCEEIELNKAQWSSLFEPYLFFESYKNYLQVDIVAADADDLRSWKGWVESRLRHLTLLIERKTEGKLQCHPYPHEYVDTSKPCAHCAFFMGLQRKQGEIVQEGQQFDIRSSVDEFKHYTSSYMFWKPGMEIFVSHVRRRQIPPFVFPEGHRRSRALRLSALQCSDGPNQDVQNGRSCNSERYLKRKNDLARIEGEDDSPQKRQSISPKRQDSVSSNISIFSNTASSERPEADIEAKTIIEKNSLCQTITRDNEELTFGGSSIGSGFSRKESSSVESEKGSTAEIFEPDKVPLTEIESHRCASNSSVITTLTSESSSCENVGFALAAGISEGNAGSIEESADESNNPGTSVVDSCEADSVLQLDDSCVNGDSMHMETEPNAVLGMALNPGGGVKSTTIQNPVIRLSMASTA